The sequence GTGGAAATGTTAGGCACAGAGCCAGCTTCTACCGTCCGTTAGCACGCATATTCCCTCCCCTGGTGATACACACTGAATGAAACAAGGCATTTTGCCATTAGGGGGAGGGATTTTTTTGCATTCATGGATTAACGAGTGGCAAGCGCTTTACCAAAACATTTGGCAGTCGCCGACTAGCAGAAGCATAGATGATGTGATCGTGCTTGAACAGATGACGCAGCAAGTATTGGATGTTTGGGGAGCGATGGATGAGGCATTGAACCAATTGCGGCAGCGGTTAAAAGAAACGGCGCCAATGTTTGTGTACGAATCGGAAGGGACGATCCTGTTCGATGCCCATCAGTTTGACGAAGCGCTTTGTTGTTTGAAAAACGAGGAGGCTGAAGGCGAAAGAGAAAATATTCGTCTGTTGTATATCGCCTATGCTTCATTATACACGGAGAAATTTGAGGAAGCGAGAAGCGGCTTTTTATATGTATTGCAAGTATCTTTCGATCCGCTCGTCACCCACTTCGCTTACCTTGGCATTGGCATTATTGAAATGGTTGCTCGCCGAGCAGAAGAAGCGATATTGTTTTTAGAAAAAGCAAATTCATTAACAGACAACCCTGATGTCGTGTATAATTTAGGCATATGTTATTATTGGTTGGAAGCTTACGATAGTGCTGCAGCTTATTTTCACTCTTATACGCAAGTATGTGACGATGCCGATGCTTTTATGTTGCTTGGCCTTTCGCTTTATAAAGGTGGAATGGTTGAGGAAGCGCGCGGCGTATGGCTTGATTGTGCAGAGAACGTTGATTCGAGCGAAGCGCTTTTGGCGCTGGCCAAGCTAACCGAATGGTACGGCGAACATGAACTGGCATGCTACAGTTACGAACAGCTAATGTTTATCAATGGGAAAACGCCGGAGTTGCTTCATGGCTTTGCCTGGAACCAAGCATTGTCAGGAGATAGCCGTGCGGTTGATTTATTGTTCGAGCTTGGCAAGACAAGCCAGCAAGCGTATGAATCATGGTGCATGTTGCAGGCTGCCCAAGGAGGGTAAGGCTTCCGAATAGAGGTGTAAACGTGTCTCAATCGTTTGTTGTCATTGATTTGGAAACAACCGGAAACTCGCCAGATCAAGGCGCAAGAATGATACAAATTGGAGCGGTTAAGGTGGAAGGTTGCACGATTACGGATCGGTTTTCAACATTTGTGGATCCTTGTTGCAGCATTCCGCCTTTTATTACAGAATTAACGGGCATCACAGATAAAGATGTGGAGGGAGCGCCTGTTTTTCGAGAAATTGCAACAGATTTGCTTGCCTTTATGGAAGGCTCCAGTTTAGTTGCCCATAACGTGCCTTTTGATAAAGGCTTTTTAGAAGCGCAATTGGAAACAGAAGGGTTAAGGCTTCCAAAATGTTGCCAATTTGATACCGTTGAACTTTCAAGGGTATTGTTGCCGACACAGGAAAGCTACAAATTGTCAGAGCTATCAAGCAGCCTTGATATGGACCATGATCAACCCCATCGCGCTGATAGCGACGCAGAAATAACAGCAGAACTGTTTATTAAACTCTTACATAAACTAGAACGGTTGCCACTTGTGACATTGCAATCATTAGAGCAAGTCGCGAAGGGGTTGAAAAGCGACTGGGACGTATTAACGCGGCCGTTGATTCAAAAAAAATGGATGAAAGTAGACGAAGACGAAAAAGAATATGACTTGTTTCGGCAACTGGCGCTTAAGCGCGTGGCAGAGGAGGAAGAAAACAGCGAGTCATCCGACCATAAACCGTTTGTTGAAGTAGAGGACGAGCTTTTTTCTAGTAGTGGCGCCATCGCCCGTGTCTTCGACTCATTTGAAGATCGTCCAGGGCAAAAACAGATGATGAAGGAAGTTTACGCTGCGTTTGAAGAACATGCCCATGCGCTGATTGAAGCCGGTACCGGCACGGGGAAAACGTTGGCGTATTTAGTACCGAGCGCTTACTTTGCTTACTCCCAGAAAAAACCAGTGGTGCTGTCGACTTATACGATTCCGTTGCAAGAGCAACTTTTGCAACGAGATTTGCGCTTGCTTGCTTCCATTGTTCCTTTTCCGCTACGTACGGCTGTCCTCAAAGGGAGGAGCCATTATCTCGATTTACGCAAATTTGAACAGGCGTTGCAGCAGCTGGAAAACGACTCTTATGACGTTTGTTTAACGAAAGCCCAATTGCTTGTTTGGCTGCTTGAAACGGATTATGGCGATGTAGAAGAGTTAAATTTGACAACAGGAGGGCGCAGCTTTTGGCCAATGGTCCAAAGCGATCCCGAGTCGGATTTAGGCAAGTACAATCCGTGGTTTTCCCGGTGTTTTTACCATCGCTCTCGCCGACAAGCGAAAAAAGCAGATTTAATTATTACGAACCATGCATTGCTGTTAACAGACGTTGTGCAAACTCACTCAATACTGCCCTCATATAGCCACGCGGTCATTGATGAAGCCCATCATTTTCAAGAAGCGGCTAGTGCTTACTTTGGGCTAACGGCTAGTTTTTTATCAGTTAGTTTTGCCATCCAACGCATCGGTGACGATCATCACGAATACGGTGCAATCGCGCGTTTGGAAGCGCTCGGGGAACAAATGAAGCAGCCGCTAGCGCTTAGCGACGCAAAAGAAGGGCTTGCCCGCTTTCGGGAAGACACAGATGAACTGTTCCGAATGATCCACGTGTTTGCTTTAGACGCTCAAGGAAGCAATGCGACAGATGTAGGGCGTATTAGTTATGTATATAAAAGCTTTTCAGAAGAAGGCTCGCTTTGGCAAGCGATTCTTGAGTGTGCGATGCGCTTGCAGCTTCACGGTGAACAAGTGCTGACGACTGTAAAGGCAGCTTATCAAGTGGTCGAGGAAAAAGTGGAAGAAGACTATGAAAGCCGTTCTCTTCTCGCTGACACACAAGGAGCGATTGCCGCTTTTGAGGAAACGGTGCAATTGCTGTATGAGCTCCTCCTTGAATACGACGACAATTATGTTTACTGGATTGAAGTGGAGCCAAAAGGGGCAAAAAATGCTACTTATTTGTATGCAAAGCCGATTGAAGTCTCAGAAAGGCTGGCTGACCAATTTTTTGCCAAAAAGAAAAGCGTCGTCCTGACATCGGCGACTTTGACAGTCAACCAATCGTTTGATTACCAAATTGACAGATTAGGCTTAGTTGATTTTGGGGTGAAAACGAAACAAATTGAGTCTCCTTTTTCTTATGAGCAGCAAGCAAAATTGCTTATTCCTCATGATATTCCCGATGTCCGTGGCCCAGATGACGAGCTGTTTGCACAGGATATCGCCATTAAAATATGGCGAATTACGGAAGTGATGCAACGAAAAGCGCTTGTCCTCTTTACTTCTTATGATATGCTCAAAAAGGTATTTTATTATGTGAAGGATTTAAACGACGAAGGAAAATTGGCGTTAATTGGCCAAGGAGTGACAAGCGGCTCGCGGATGAGGCTGTTAAAATTATTTAAACAAGCTGAGCAAAGGGCAGTGCTGTTTGGGACAAATAGCTTTTGGGAAGGCATCGACCTCCCAGGCAACGAATTGGAGTGCCTCATTATTGTCAGGCTTCCATTTGCGCCGCCGAACTTGCCATTAAACCGGGCGCAGATGGAGCGAGCAAAAGCAGAGGGGAAAAACCCTTTTACCGATTTGGCTCTCCCTCAAGCAGTCATTCGTTTTAAGCAAGGATTTGGGCGGTTAATTCGTACTAAAGGAGACAGAGGTCTCATCTTTGTTTTTGACCGGCGGATTGTAACAACCCGTTATGGTCGGACATTCATCGATTCGTTGCCGGAAGTACCAGTACACGAAGGGAAGCTGGAAAGGTTGCTTGAAGACCACCTTGATTTTAGGGAGGAACAGTCGTGAAGACGATCATCAAAAATGCAAAAGTAATGACGATGAATGAAGCAAGGACGATACACGATCATGGCTATGTCGTCATTGAAGACGGCGTATTTACGGCGATTGAGCAAGGGGAGCCGGCAGAAGAGGCTGCAAAAGGAGCGAATGTAGTCAATGCTGATAAAAAGTGGCTTATGCCAGGGCTAATCAACACGCACGGCCATACAGGCATGTCTTTGTTCCGTGGCGTTAGCGATGACGTGCCTCTGTCTAAGTGGCTTGCAGAACACATTTGGCCACTGGAACAAAAACTTGACCAAAAAGCAGTAGAAGCAGCCCGCCTTTTAAGTATGGTGGAGATGATTGAATCTGGGACAACGACGTTTTTAGAAATGTACCATTTGCATTTGGACGATTTCGCTGCGGCAATTGAAAAAGCAGGCATGCGGGCAACATTGATGCGGTCTGTGATCGGCCTCTGTTCAAAAGAAGAACAGGAAGAAAAATTAGCGGAATCTCTTGGTTTCGCAAGGAGATGGCATAAACAGGCAAATGGGCGTATTCAAACGATGCTTGCCCCTCATGCCCCGTATACATGCCCGCCTGATTACATCGAGCGCATTGTCGAAGCTGCTCGCCAAGAAGGTTTGCCTGTCCATATGCATCTTGCTGAAACACGAAAAGAAATCCATGACTATATGGATGAATACGGCATGCACCCAGTTGAGCTTTTGCAAGAAAGAGATCTACTTAGCGGGACAGAATGGCTGTTTGCCCATGGCGTCCATATGCATGAGCAGCATTATGAACTGTTAGGCGCTCATCAAGCAGCTGTTTCCCACAATCCGAAAAGCAATTTGAAACTTGGCTCAGGCATTGCCCAAGTAGCAAGTATGCAAAAACACGGCATCGTCGTTTCCCTTGGTACTGATTCGGTTGCTTCAAATAACGCTCTTGATGTATTTGAAGAAATGCGCACAGCCGTGTTGCTGCAGCGGGGCATTAATGAACAAGCTGACATTGTCACGACATGGGAAGGGTTGAGTATGGCTACGTCTAACGGTGCAAAAGCATTGCGTTTTGCCAATCTAGGGACGATCGAAGTAGGCCAGCAAGCTGATTTTATTATGCTAAACCCTGAACAAGCCCACCTGCACCCAAGCAGCCAGGCTGTTTCGCATCTTGTCTTTGCCGCGAAAGGGTCTGATGTAACAGACGTGTACGTCCAAGGTGTACCGTTAATGAAAGACAAGCAGTTGCTTACGCTTGACAAAGAGCGAATTTTAAAGGAAGCGAACGAACAGTTTCGCCGCTTGCAACAGTGAACACGCGGAGTACGCGCAGTTAAAAAACGCTGCGGCGTCCGCAGCGTTTTGAGGTGTGGGTAGAAGGTTTTTAGTCAGTTTCAGCCTGCGTGTCTGCTCCTTGAGCAGAGGATGCGACAAACATCGCCGGAAATGCGGTTTGTTTTAGTGTGAACGGCCAGACGTCTTCAATGGACTCATTGGCCCGACAAAGCAAAGAAGCTTTGTCTTTGTTCTGCTGAAACCACTCGGCTAAGCCATATTGATTCATTTAAAAACGCCCCCCTTCAACTGGCGTATCCTTAGTATGGCACGAAGGATCGGGGCTATGTTTAGCAATGATTGTGGGCGAGTGTAGATATTGGCGTGTATAAACGAAGGAAGGGGCGTGTCGTTTTGGAGCGTTCAGAAATGAAAATGAAAGTGCTGTCGACTGTGACAGTGGAGAAAACAGATGATTTTTATAAAGTAGTGGACCAACTAAATCGAACCTTAAAAGACAAGGGTTTGACATTTGGCTACGCGCTTGATGAAAAAGATCATTCAAAAATAACAATGACGATTTATGAAGTGTGAGTGGAAGCGAATGAAAAAAAAGCTAAGCATCATTTTTTCTGTTGTTTTACTTATTGTAATCGGGCTTGGGATATACCTATATACGGCGATTCGTAGTCCATTAACGGAGGGAGCAAAAGAAGCGACTGCTTTTGTGACTGAACAAGGGATGATGGCCGAAGTAGACGACGTGTCTTTTTACCATGGAGAAGAAAGCTATTGGGTCGTATCTGGCACAAGCGATGAGGGAGAACCACTGTTTGCGTGGGTGAACGACGATTCAGAGAAACGGGAGTCAACGCTTGTGCTCCCTCAACATGCAGGTGTGCCTCTAGAGGAAATGGAAGAAACGGTTGCCAAAGAATTAGGCGTGACCGCTTTTGATTCTGTGCGCCTCGGGTATGAAAACGGACAAGCGGTTTATGAGTTTACGTATACATCGGAGACGCAAGGGAAATTATTTTATTACACCGCTTTTGAAACAGGCGAATATATGAAAAGCTTTAGTATTCGCACGAATTAAACCGTTAACGGATTCGTTAATTGACGGCGAAAAACGGATGAAGGTATAATAATGAAGTCTTTTTTAGATAACGGAAAATGT is a genomic window of Shouchella clausii containing:
- a CDS encoding tetratricopeptide repeat protein, yielding MKQGILPLGGGIFLHSWINEWQALYQNIWQSPTSRSIDDVIVLEQMTQQVLDVWGAMDEALNQLRQRLKETAPMFVYESEGTILFDAHQFDEALCCLKNEEAEGERENIRLLYIAYASLYTEKFEEARSGFLYVLQVSFDPLVTHFAYLGIGIIEMVARRAEEAILFLEKANSLTDNPDVVYNLGICYYWLEAYDSAAAYFHSYTQVCDDADAFMLLGLSLYKGGMVEEARGVWLDCAENVDSSEALLALAKLTEWYGEHELACYSYEQLMFINGKTPELLHGFAWNQALSGDSRAVDLLFELGKTSQQAYESWCMLQAAQGG
- the dinG gene encoding ATP-dependent DNA helicase DinG, with protein sequence MSQSFVVIDLETTGNSPDQGARMIQIGAVKVEGCTITDRFSTFVDPCCSIPPFITELTGITDKDVEGAPVFREIATDLLAFMEGSSLVAHNVPFDKGFLEAQLETEGLRLPKCCQFDTVELSRVLLPTQESYKLSELSSSLDMDHDQPHRADSDAEITAELFIKLLHKLERLPLVTLQSLEQVAKGLKSDWDVLTRPLIQKKWMKVDEDEKEYDLFRQLALKRVAEEEENSESSDHKPFVEVEDELFSSSGAIARVFDSFEDRPGQKQMMKEVYAAFEEHAHALIEAGTGTGKTLAYLVPSAYFAYSQKKPVVLSTYTIPLQEQLLQRDLRLLASIVPFPLRTAVLKGRSHYLDLRKFEQALQQLENDSYDVCLTKAQLLVWLLETDYGDVEELNLTTGGRSFWPMVQSDPESDLGKYNPWFSRCFYHRSRRQAKKADLIITNHALLLTDVVQTHSILPSYSHAVIDEAHHFQEAASAYFGLTASFLSVSFAIQRIGDDHHEYGAIARLEALGEQMKQPLALSDAKEGLARFREDTDELFRMIHVFALDAQGSNATDVGRISYVYKSFSEEGSLWQAILECAMRLQLHGEQVLTTVKAAYQVVEEKVEEDYESRSLLADTQGAIAAFEETVQLLYELLLEYDDNYVYWIEVEPKGAKNATYLYAKPIEVSERLADQFFAKKKSVVLTSATLTVNQSFDYQIDRLGLVDFGVKTKQIESPFSYEQQAKLLIPHDIPDVRGPDDELFAQDIAIKIWRITEVMQRKALVLFTSYDMLKKVFYYVKDLNDEGKLALIGQGVTSGSRMRLLKLFKQAEQRAVLFGTNSFWEGIDLPGNELECLIIVRLPFAPPNLPLNRAQMERAKAEGKNPFTDLALPQAVIRFKQGFGRLIRTKGDRGLIFVFDRRIVTTRYGRTFIDSLPEVPVHEGKLERLLEDHLDFREEQS
- a CDS encoding amidohydrolase, which gives rise to MKTIIKNAKVMTMNEARTIHDHGYVVIEDGVFTAIEQGEPAEEAAKGANVVNADKKWLMPGLINTHGHTGMSLFRGVSDDVPLSKWLAEHIWPLEQKLDQKAVEAARLLSMVEMIESGTTTFLEMYHLHLDDFAAAIEKAGMRATLMRSVIGLCSKEEQEEKLAESLGFARRWHKQANGRIQTMLAPHAPYTCPPDYIERIVEAARQEGLPVHMHLAETRKEIHDYMDEYGMHPVELLQERDLLSGTEWLFAHGVHMHEQHYELLGAHQAAVSHNPKSNLKLGSGIAQVASMQKHGIVVSLGTDSVASNNALDVFEEMRTAVLLQRGINEQADIVTTWEGLSMATSNGAKALRFANLGTIEVGQQADFIMLNPEQAHLHPSSQAVSHLVFAAKGSDVTDVYVQGVPLMKDKQLLTLDKERILKEANEQFRRLQQ
- a CDS encoding YpmA family protein, with protein sequence MERSEMKMKVLSTVTVEKTDDFYKVVDQLNRTLKDKGLTFGYALDEKDHSKITMTIYEV
- a CDS encoding cell wall elongation regulator TseB-like domain-containing protein, whose amino-acid sequence is MKKKLSIIFSVVLLIVIGLGIYLYTAIRSPLTEGAKEATAFVTEQGMMAEVDDVSFYHGEESYWVVSGTSDEGEPLFAWVNDDSEKRESTLVLPQHAGVPLEEMEETVAKELGVTAFDSVRLGYENGQAVYEFTYTSETQGKLFYYTAFETGEYMKSFSIRTN